A single window of Chitinophaga sp. XS-30 DNA harbors:
- a CDS encoding DUF3863 domain-containing protein yields MKYLHLKPTGLLKSLLLMLLFSTLTNVSKANEIDGKRFVTLCIMIRTTPWEVSRDVKLHPRDEGNWHTLEGVQALRTAFAKNNPDGRLTWGFTMNALEDQRENYKQIRDYVVACQQKYGDEVTYFPGYFPAMYLPRERVNREMSEAIQLISGMVGKGYRPQSVIGGFLAADNLRYLAEKENIHAAHAVIWSQHNIDGGGADGSPSYPFYPSAEHFCKPAQGKEDFIDCVNLDGWTMDFICARRSGQNGHQITGYNSRRGVGPIETYKGWGLELGHREVMHTQSIHFDKGVELNGFGWVTNIWEAQMVHEFGQEFICKAMEMWVTDTKKRWPDVQFVSFGEFGTMWREKHRSGNDWNYRFVERGSGLGDSYNNLEIKWFMNKEFRLALQRDWHIKGSPTYVIDFTRYDLKAKEPADPSPGRPVKDWSLINVMNQKGLRPQDKPKLLNELDAADQRLIRKYYPQLFEKQKQ; encoded by the coding sequence ATGAAATATCTGCATCTGAAACCCACCGGCTTGCTGAAAAGCCTGCTGCTCATGCTTCTTTTCTCCACACTGACCAACGTTTCCAAGGCGAATGAAATAGACGGCAAGCGATTTGTGACCCTTTGTATCATGATCCGCACAACGCCCTGGGAAGTATCCCGCGATGTAAAACTGCACCCCCGGGATGAAGGGAACTGGCATACACTGGAAGGTGTGCAGGCATTGCGAACAGCATTCGCGAAGAACAATCCGGATGGGCGCCTGACATGGGGATTCACCATGAACGCACTGGAAGATCAGCGGGAGAATTATAAACAGATCCGCGATTACGTAGTAGCCTGTCAGCAAAAGTATGGCGATGAGGTGACCTATTTCCCGGGATATTTTCCGGCAATGTACCTGCCCCGGGAACGGGTGAACCGTGAAATGTCGGAAGCCATACAGCTGATCTCCGGGATGGTGGGTAAAGGCTACCGTCCCCAATCCGTTATCGGCGGATTTCTTGCGGCGGACAACCTGCGGTACCTGGCCGAGAAAGAGAATATCCACGCAGCGCATGCCGTGATCTGGAGCCAGCACAACATTGATGGGGGTGGCGCAGACGGTTCGCCATCCTATCCTTTCTATCCCTCTGCCGAACATTTCTGCAAGCCGGCGCAGGGAAAAGAGGATTTTATCGATTGCGTGAACCTTGATGGCTGGACGATGGATTTTATTTGTGCACGGCGCAGCGGGCAGAATGGGCACCAGATCACGGGCTACAACAGCCGCAGGGGCGTAGGGCCGATAGAAACTTACAAAGGCTGGGGCCTTGAGCTCGGGCACCGCGAAGTGATGCATACGCAATCCATCCACTTCGATAAGGGTGTGGAACTGAACGGCTTTGGCTGGGTGACCAATATATGGGAAGCACAGATGGTACATGAATTTGGACAGGAATTTATTTGCAAGGCTATGGAAATGTGGGTAACGGATACGAAGAAACGCTGGCCGGATGTGCAATTTGTGTCTTTCGGAGAATTCGGTACCATGTGGCGCGAAAAACACAGGTCGGGCAACGACTGGAACTACCGGTTCGTGGAGCGTGGCTCGGGGCTGGGAGATTCCTACAATAACCTGGAGATCAAATGGTTCATGAACAAGGAATTCAGGCTGGCCCTGCAGCGCGACTGGCATATCAAAGGCTCGCCCACCTATGTGATCGACTTTACCCGCTACGACCTCAAAGCCAAAGAACCCGCAGATCCTTCACCGGGCCGGCCGGTCAAAGACTGGAGCCTCATCAACGTAATGAATCAGAAGGGCCTGCGGCCGCAGGACAAGCCGAAACTATTGAATGAACTGGATGCAGCTGATCAGCGCCTGATCCGGAAATATTATCCGCAACTCTTCGAAAAACAAAAACAATAA
- a CDS encoding terpene synthase family protein translates to MLKTKIPQIFCPFPSMLNPFANEAELHTADWVHHFELVRSEKARERFRRARFAMLSSRAFPTAGRFKLCIAAEFNTWLFLLDDKNDESRFGKRDFLEMVHSFVTMILKNNQVVAPEEGMPLANSFADLWKRLKKISSPAWQQRFEKSMVDYMDACLWEVDNRIRHEAPSVKDYIEKRPYTGALYADIELIEVLESIYLPEEVRLHETVVQLALACNNVVCWANDLFSFDKERRQGDVHNLVTVLKEERELDLEEALAETARMHDAEVRRFITLSENLPSFGAEVNEELQRYISVLKAWMRANLDWSFQDTARYRMNITETANGNWMISQF, encoded by the coding sequence ATGCTTAAGACCAAAATCCCGCAGATTTTCTGCCCGTTCCCTTCTATGCTCAATCCCTTTGCCAATGAAGCAGAACTCCACACTGCAGACTGGGTACATCATTTTGAGCTGGTAAGATCCGAAAAGGCTCGTGAACGCTTTCGCAGAGCGCGTTTTGCCATGTTGTCGTCCCGTGCATTCCCTACGGCCGGGCGTTTCAAACTCTGCATCGCCGCAGAATTCAACACATGGCTTTTCCTGCTGGATGACAAAAACGACGAATCCCGCTTCGGCAAGCGGGACTTCCTGGAAATGGTGCATTCCTTCGTGACCATGATCCTCAAGAACAACCAGGTAGTGGCCCCCGAAGAGGGGATGCCGCTGGCCAACAGCTTCGCGGATCTCTGGAAACGCCTGAAAAAGATCAGCAGCCCGGCCTGGCAACAGCGCTTTGAAAAAAGCATGGTCGATTACATGGATGCATGCCTCTGGGAAGTGGACAACCGCATCCGCCACGAGGCGCCGTCCGTAAAGGACTACATCGAAAAACGACCCTATACCGGCGCATTGTATGCGGATATAGAGCTGATCGAAGTGCTGGAAAGCATCTACCTCCCGGAGGAAGTACGGCTGCATGAAACCGTTGTGCAACTGGCCCTGGCCTGCAACAACGTGGTCTGCTGGGCAAATGACCTCTTTTCATTCGACAAGGAACGTCGCCAGGGAGATGTACACAACCTGGTAACGGTATTGAAAGAAGAAAGGGAACTGGACCTGGAAGAAGCGCTGGCCGAAACGGCCAGGATGCATGATGCCGAAGTACGGCGGTTCATCACCCTCAGCGAAAACCTGCCTTCATTCGGCGCTGAGGTGAATGAAGAGTTGCAGCGGTATATCAGCGTGCTGAAAGCCTGGATGCGGGCTAATCTGGACTGGAGCTTCCAGGACACGGCGCGTTACCGCATGAATATCACGGAAACGGCCAACGGCAACTGGATGATCTCACAATTCTGA
- a CDS encoding glycosyltransferase, which yields MRIAVNASPLLQDTPADTGNVASEMLYRLCNLHPGIEFLLIADRPGALPRPLPPNAQLVTLKPWLNNGPGRYIWRRRQWPRALKKYRIDRLLCFDDLLPVPEGLPAFLVLTRNTALLDTVAASRYIRSYRSISLFSAFMREQINKRFGGLDGQMEFLPPGVAEAYMPLNWEEREAVKREYAAGMEYFIAVGSIHPDNNIIPLLKAFSLLKKRLRSGMKLVLTGRLTSAGEEIAEALQTYKFRDDVIWLQQPDEGILARLVAAAYAIVHTAGADGLPVPVYTALRCEVPAVVIHAGASPEAGGDAALNAVAGDITDLSEKMGALYKDELLRSRLMAHIPRISSWDEAAVMLGRTITS from the coding sequence ATGCGAATAGCCGTTAATGCTTCCCCGTTGCTGCAGGATACTCCTGCCGATACCGGGAATGTGGCCAGTGAAATGTTGTACCGCTTGTGCAACCTGCATCCCGGGATCGAATTTTTGCTGATCGCAGACAGACCGGGCGCACTTCCCCGCCCTCTTCCTCCAAATGCACAGCTGGTAACGCTGAAACCCTGGCTGAACAACGGTCCGGGCCGGTATATCTGGCGCCGCCGGCAATGGCCGCGGGCGCTGAAGAAATACAGGATCGACCGGCTGCTGTGCTTCGACGACCTGTTGCCGGTACCGGAGGGGCTTCCGGCATTCCTCGTGCTCACCCGCAATACCGCCCTGCTGGATACCGTGGCAGCTTCCCGGTATATCCGCAGCTACAGGAGCATTTCCCTGTTCTCGGCATTCATGCGGGAGCAGATAAATAAACGTTTTGGCGGGCTGGATGGCCAGATGGAATTTCTGCCGCCTGGCGTTGCCGAAGCCTATATGCCGCTCAACTGGGAGGAAAGGGAAGCAGTGAAACGGGAATATGCCGCGGGAATGGAGTATTTTATCGCCGTGGGGAGCATTCACCCGGATAATAACATCATTCCCCTGCTGAAAGCTTTTTCCCTGCTGAAGAAACGGCTCCGCTCCGGTATGAAGCTGGTATTGACCGGCCGGCTGACATCTGCCGGCGAGGAAATAGCGGAGGCGCTGCAGACCTACAAGTTCCGGGATGATGTGATCTGGCTGCAACAGCCGGACGAAGGTATCCTGGCACGCCTGGTTGCCGCAGCTTACGCCATTGTGCACACTGCCGGGGCGGACGGCCTGCCCGTACCGGTCTATACCGCCCTCCGCTGCGAAGTGCCTGCAGTCGTGATCCACGCAGGGGCTTCACCGGAAGCCGGTGGGGATGCCGCACTGAATGCTGTGGCGGGGGACATTACCGACCTCTCGGAAAAAATGGGCGCACTTTATAAGGATGAACTGCTGAGAAGCAGGCTGATGGCACATATTCCGCGCATTTCCAGCTGGGACGAAGCTGCCGTTATGCTCGGGCGTACCATCACATCCTGA
- a CDS encoding calcineurin-like phosphoesterase family protein — translation MHTFSKWSRAAIITSVLGLASVAGAAAQTAKGFVYTDKNGNGRKDKQEAGIPGVAVSNGRQIVKTDGNGRYELPVGNDDILFVIKPSGYRVPVDAMMLPQFYYIHKPGGSPASLRYPGVKPTGPLPKEVNFALIRQEEPAQFRALVFGDPQVYSQQDIDWFRKGILEEVKGVKNVAFGMSLGDLVGDNLHLFSDYKKEMAVLGLTWYNMVGNHDLNFGQGVTDALSDESYEAHFGPANYAFEYGNAHFIVLDNILSPDPRKNSGYWGGFREDQLEFVKNDLANTDTGKLVVIAFHIPMKGRAFRSEDREQLFSYLKDHKHVLMLSGHTHLQKQNFYTKEEGWLQEKPLHEFNAGTTSGDWYSGELDEHNVPFATMRDGTEKGYLFLNVHGNSYTVDYKVAGKDSTYQMSIFAPKVIGHRKDTRADFYVNFFTGDENSKLEYRVDDGQWTPLRKEERIDPSYYERYLRWDQVDSLMPGRRPSDAVICSHLWKGAVSTELPVGTHQLQVRATDMFGRTFTGERMLRVDHPIALPAVK, via the coding sequence ATGCATACATTTAGTAAATGGAGCCGTGCCGCTATCATAACAAGCGTACTGGGCCTGGCAAGTGTGGCCGGCGCAGCAGCACAAACGGCAAAAGGATTCGTCTATACAGACAAAAACGGCAATGGCAGGAAAGACAAACAGGAAGCGGGCATCCCCGGCGTGGCCGTCAGTAACGGCAGGCAGATAGTGAAAACAGACGGGAACGGGCGATATGAATTACCGGTCGGGAACGACGACATCCTGTTTGTGATCAAGCCTTCCGGTTATCGCGTACCAGTGGACGCCATGATGCTTCCGCAGTTCTATTACATCCATAAACCGGGCGGCTCTCCCGCCAGCCTGCGTTATCCCGGTGTGAAACCTACCGGCCCGCTGCCGAAGGAAGTGAATTTCGCACTCATCCGGCAGGAAGAGCCGGCGCAATTCCGTGCGCTGGTTTTCGGTGATCCGCAGGTGTACTCGCAGCAGGATATCGACTGGTTCCGCAAAGGCATCCTGGAAGAAGTAAAAGGAGTGAAGAACGTGGCTTTTGGCATGAGCCTGGGAGACCTTGTAGGTGATAACCTCCATCTTTTCAGCGATTACAAAAAGGAGATGGCTGTACTGGGCCTTACCTGGTATAATATGGTAGGCAATCACGACCTGAACTTTGGTCAGGGGGTTACAGACGCGCTGTCAGACGAAAGCTACGAAGCGCATTTTGGCCCTGCGAACTATGCCTTTGAATACGGGAATGCCCATTTTATTGTGCTGGACAACATCCTTTCTCCGGACCCCCGCAAGAATAGCGGCTACTGGGGCGGGTTTCGCGAAGATCAGCTGGAGTTTGTAAAGAATGATCTTGCGAATACGGACACGGGGAAGCTGGTGGTGATCGCTTTTCACATTCCCATGAAAGGACGTGCTTTCCGGAGCGAAGATCGTGAACAGCTCTTCAGCTATCTGAAAGATCACAAGCATGTATTGATGCTTAGCGGCCATACCCACTTGCAAAAACAAAATTTTTATACAAAGGAAGAAGGTTGGCTGCAGGAAAAGCCGCTGCATGAATTCAATGCGGGCACAACTTCCGGCGACTGGTATTCCGGTGAACTGGATGAACATAACGTACCATTCGCCACCATGAGAGATGGCACGGAGAAAGGATACCTGTTTTTGAATGTTCACGGAAACTCCTACACTGTAGACTACAAAGTGGCCGGTAAGGACTCCACTTACCAGATGAGCATATTCGCGCCGAAAGTGATCGGTCACCGTAAAGATACGAGAGCCGATTTCTATGTGAACTTCTTCACCGGCGATGAGAACAGCAAGCTGGAATATCGTGTGGATGACGGGCAATGGACACCCTTGCGTAAAGAAGAGCGCATCGATCCTTCTTATTACGAACGTTACCTGCGCTGGGACCAGGTGGATTCCCTGATGCCCGGCAGAAGGCCTTCCGATGCCGTGATCTGCTCCCACCTGTGGAAAGGGGCGGTGAGCACGGAACTGCCCGTAGGTACACATCAACTGCAGGTCCGCGCAACGGATATGTTCGGCAGAACTTTCACCGGCGAACGGATGCTGAGGGTAGATCACCCCATAGCATTGCCCGCAGTGAAATAA
- a CDS encoding ABC transporter permease, which produces MARSASSFSRQAWKRLRRNKGAMAGLTVILLALLAGIFAYFLAPDQTPYANRMLLEVSGQKPGFRISMLAIRKSPPPPERSWFHHLVNGREDKVTFVPLVSHRFKGDSIFVQKYVDEGTTVEEAWPLARVVYGKDVPGKDTALLRRQVEQEHLFERRFYLGTDKFGRDILSRLLAGTRVSLSVGCIAVIISLTIGIFLGAIAGYFRGATDEAVMWLINVIWSVPTLLLVFAITLALGKGFWQVFIAVGLTMWVNVARIIRGQVLSLRELQFVEATRALGYGHVRTIVRHILPNILGPVMVVAASNFATAIVVEAGLSFLGVGVQPPQPSWGLMIKENYNFIITHNPLLALAPGIAIMLLVLAFNLLGNGLRDAMDVKGRI; this is translated from the coding sequence ATGGCCCGTTCCGCATCATCTTTTTCCCGACAAGCCTGGAAACGGCTCCGGCGCAACAAGGGCGCCATGGCCGGGCTGACAGTGATATTGCTGGCATTGCTGGCCGGCATTTTTGCCTATTTCCTGGCGCCGGACCAGACGCCTTATGCCAACCGCATGCTCCTGGAGGTCAGCGGGCAGAAACCCGGCTTCCGGATCAGCATGCTGGCCATCCGGAAATCCCCTCCGCCGCCGGAGCGCAGCTGGTTCCATCATCTCGTGAACGGCAGGGAAGATAAGGTGACATTCGTTCCGCTGGTATCCCACCGCTTTAAAGGCGATTCCATTTTCGTGCAGAAATATGTGGATGAAGGCACCACTGTTGAGGAAGCCTGGCCGCTCGCCAGGGTCGTTTACGGAAAGGATGTGCCCGGAAAGGATACCGCGCTATTGCGGCGGCAGGTGGAACAGGAACATCTTTTCGAGCGGCGTTTCTATCTGGGGACCGACAAGTTCGGGCGGGACATCCTGAGCCGCCTGCTGGCCGGTACCCGCGTAAGCCTGAGCGTCGGGTGCATTGCTGTGATCATTTCCCTGACCATCGGCATCTTCCTCGGCGCCATTGCCGGTTATTTCCGGGGCGCTACGGATGAAGCCGTGATGTGGCTGATCAATGTGATATGGAGCGTACCTACGCTGCTGCTCGTTTTTGCGATCACGCTGGCGCTCGGAAAGGGATTCTGGCAGGTGTTCATTGCGGTAGGGCTTACCATGTGGGTGAACGTAGCCCGTATCATCCGCGGGCAAGTGCTGAGCCTGCGGGAATTGCAGTTTGTGGAAGCCACCAGGGCGCTCGGTTACGGGCATGTGCGCACGATCGTCCGCCATATCCTGCCGAATATCCTCGGCCCGGTGATGGTGGTGGCCGCCAGCAATTTCGCCACCGCTATTGTGGTAGAGGCCGGTCTGAGCTTCCTGGGCGTGGGGGTACAGCCACCGCAGCCCTCCTGGGGCCTGATGATCAAGGAAAACTACAATTTCATCATTACCCATAACCCGCTTCTGGCCCTGGCCCCCGGTATCGCAATCATGCTGCTGGTGCTGGCTTTCAATCTGTTGGGTAACGGTCTGCGGGATGCGATGGACGTAAAGGGCCGTATTTAA
- a CDS encoding acyl-CoA dehydrogenase family protein — MDTAVTGKAALKGAEFLVRETLPSEIFIPEDFSEEQLMIREMAEQFLTKEVTPVLDRLDKLEEGLMTALLDKAGEQGLLGAAFPEAYGGLGKDFITATLINESLGAGHSFSVAMAAHNGIGSLPILYFGTEEQKQQYIPKLASGEMKGAYALTEPNSGSDALSAKTTAKLDADGKHYLINGQKCWITNSGFADVFTVFAKIDGDKFTAFIVDKDTPGFTLGAEEHKMGIKGSSTRQIYFQDAKVPVANVLGEIGKGHLIAFNILNIGRLKLCAAALGGAKGSMNIAINYANTREQFKQPIANFGAIKHKLAEMAIRIWVCESALYRTSQLIEQKEQELLKEGKAFNEALLGAAEEYAVECAMLKVNGSEVLDFVVDEGVQIHGGNGFSDEYVISKAYRDSRINRIFEGTNEINRLLTLDMTLKRAMKGKLDLMTPAMNVMKELMSIPDFGNDDESPFAKERKIITNMKKAILMTAGAAAQKLMMQLESEQEILMNIADMAIETFICESALLRLMKLTDLRGADAAALQADMVRTYLTDAADRVNKSGKDAINGFAEGDEQRMMLLGLKRFTKTEPFNTKAARRRVADKLIAENKYTF, encoded by the coding sequence ATGGATACCGCGGTTACCGGCAAAGCAGCCTTGAAAGGCGCAGAATTCCTCGTCAGGGAAACATTACCCTCCGAAATTTTTATTCCCGAAGATTTTTCAGAAGAGCAGTTAATGATCAGGGAGATGGCAGAACAATTCCTGACAAAAGAAGTAACGCCGGTGCTGGACCGGCTGGACAAACTGGAAGAGGGGCTGATGACCGCTCTGCTGGACAAGGCCGGGGAGCAGGGATTGCTCGGCGCGGCCTTTCCGGAAGCTTACGGCGGGCTGGGCAAGGATTTTATCACCGCCACCCTCATCAATGAATCCCTGGGTGCAGGGCATTCCTTTTCAGTGGCCATGGCTGCCCATAACGGCATCGGCTCGCTGCCCATCCTCTATTTCGGCACGGAAGAGCAGAAACAGCAATATATTCCCAAACTGGCCTCCGGCGAAATGAAAGGCGCCTACGCCCTCACGGAACCCAACTCCGGCTCGGACGCCCTCAGCGCCAAAACCACCGCAAAGCTGGATGCGGACGGCAAACATTATCTCATCAACGGGCAGAAATGCTGGATCACCAATTCCGGCTTCGCCGATGTGTTCACCGTTTTCGCCAAAATAGACGGGGACAAGTTCACCGCCTTCATCGTGGATAAAGATACCCCCGGCTTCACGCTCGGCGCGGAAGAGCACAAAATGGGCATCAAAGGGTCCTCCACCCGCCAGATCTACTTCCAGGACGCAAAAGTACCGGTGGCAAACGTACTGGGCGAGATCGGCAAAGGCCACCTCATCGCTTTCAACATCCTCAACATCGGCCGCCTGAAACTCTGCGCGGCGGCACTGGGCGGCGCAAAAGGCAGTATGAACATCGCCATCAACTACGCCAACACCCGGGAACAGTTTAAACAACCCATCGCCAACTTCGGCGCCATCAAACATAAACTCGCCGAAATGGCTATCCGCATCTGGGTGTGCGAATCGGCGCTGTACCGCACGTCACAGCTCATTGAACAGAAAGAGCAGGAACTGCTGAAAGAAGGCAAAGCCTTCAATGAAGCCCTGCTGGGCGCGGCGGAAGAATATGCGGTGGAATGCGCCATGCTGAAAGTGAACGGCTCCGAGGTGCTGGACTTTGTTGTGGATGAAGGCGTGCAGATACACGGCGGCAACGGTTTCAGCGATGAATATGTGATATCCAAAGCCTACCGGGACTCCCGCATCAACCGCATTTTTGAAGGCACCAACGAGATCAACCGCCTCCTCACGCTGGACATGACCCTCAAACGTGCCATGAAAGGCAAGCTGGACCTGATGACTCCCGCTATGAACGTCATGAAAGAGCTGATGAGCATCCCTGATTTCGGGAATGATGATGAAAGCCCTTTCGCCAAAGAAAGAAAGATCATCACGAATATGAAAAAGGCCATCCTCATGACAGCCGGCGCTGCCGCGCAGAAACTGATGATGCAGCTTGAATCGGAACAGGAAATACTGATGAATATCGCGGACATGGCCATCGAAACTTTCATCTGCGAAAGCGCACTGCTGCGCCTGATGAAACTTACCGACCTCAGAGGCGCCGATGCGGCGGCCCTGCAGGCGGATATGGTACGCACCTACCTCACCGATGCGGCGGACCGGGTCAATAAATCCGGCAAAGACGCCATCAACGGTTTTGCGGAAGGAGATGAGCAACGGATGATGCTGCTGGGACTGAAACGCTTTACCAAAACCGAGCCTTTCAATACCAAGGCGGCACGGCGGCGGGTGGCGGACAAGCTGATCGCGGAAAATAAATATACATTCTGA
- a CDS encoding glycosyltransferase: MVSYSYGWSRLKLFRPNRHAYTFNTTVSVVIPARDEEKNLPLLLEALQQQSYPSNLFEVIVVDDFSADGTADVVKFFPAQNVRLIRMSDHLNAEQRLNSYKKKAIELAIREATGHLIVTTDADCVMGSRWLETIVKFYETYHPRFIAAPVAYHGENSFFTRLQSLDFMTMQGITGAVAYLQTGTMCNGANLAYEKSAFEAVGGFMGIDMIASGDDMLLMYKIYHAYPDGVMYLKSRDAVVRTLPVNDLSAFMQQRIRWSSKADKYEDKRITRVLVLVYIWNVVLLLMAAVAIFRPEIWYWLLGLLAYKVVLELVFLVPVAVFFQKRSLLPWFIPGQPFHIIYVVVAGWLGKFGSYEWKGRQVK, from the coding sequence ATGGTATCCTACAGTTACGGCTGGAGCCGGCTGAAGTTATTCCGCCCTAACCGCCATGCCTATACCTTTAATACAACGGTATCTGTTGTCATTCCAGCGCGCGACGAGGAAAAGAATCTTCCTTTGCTGCTGGAAGCCCTGCAGCAGCAGAGTTATCCATCCAACCTGTTCGAAGTGATCGTGGTGGATGATTTTTCGGCTGACGGCACGGCCGACGTGGTGAAGTTTTTTCCTGCCCAGAATGTCCGCCTTATCCGCATGAGCGACCATCTCAATGCCGAGCAGCGCCTCAATTCCTATAAAAAGAAAGCGATAGAGCTGGCTATCCGGGAAGCTACGGGCCATCTTATTGTTACAACGGACGCGGATTGCGTAATGGGTTCCCGCTGGCTGGAAACCATCGTGAAATTCTACGAAACCTATCATCCGCGCTTTATTGCGGCGCCGGTGGCCTATCATGGGGAGAACAGCTTTTTTACCAGGCTGCAGTCCCTCGATTTCATGACCATGCAGGGCATAACCGGGGCAGTGGCTTATCTGCAGACGGGGACCATGTGCAACGGGGCGAACCTGGCCTATGAAAAGAGCGCATTCGAAGCCGTGGGCGGATTCATGGGAATAGATATGATCGCTTCGGGGGATGACATGCTGCTGATGTACAAGATATATCATGCCTACCCGGATGGCGTGATGTATCTCAAAAGCCGGGATGCCGTGGTGCGCACGCTGCCGGTGAACGATCTTTCCGCCTTCATGCAGCAGCGTATCCGCTGGTCGTCCAAGGCGGACAAATACGAGGATAAAAGGATCACGCGGGTGCTGGTGCTGGTGTACATCTGGAATGTGGTCCTGCTGCTGATGGCCGCGGTAGCCATTTTCCGCCCGGAAATATGGTACTGGCTCCTAGGATTGCTGGCCTACAAGGTAGTGTTGGAACTGGTGTTTCTTGTGCCGGTGGCGGTTTTTTTCCAAAAGCGTTCCCTGCTGCCCTGGTTCATTCCCGGGCAGCCCTTCCATATCATTTATGTCGTAGTGGCCGGATGGCTGGGCAAGTTCGGCAGTTATGAATGGAAGGGGCGCCAGGTGAAATAG
- a CDS encoding alpha/beta fold hydrolase, which produces MHELRLPYLQSEFSGMTTGSGSELLICFHGFGESASHFACMEAALGNIFTIVALDMPFHGQTRWNEGRDVERADLEALTVKILERFGKQRFSLMGYSMGGRLSLCIVEKMAASINHVVLLAPDGLKNNPWHMIATQTRLGNRIFLYNTRNPALFFRLLSIGRKWKLLNESVHKFVLHRMNALEKRQLVYDVWTNMRKMMPSKRRCREMMARYDIDTVMLFGRYDRVIPPVLGERFADGSFPCKIVVLEKGHQLLTESAGFIIRKNLRKE; this is translated from the coding sequence ATGCACGAACTTCGCCTGCCATACCTGCAAAGTGAATTTTCCGGAATGACCACCGGTTCGGGGAGCGAACTGCTTATCTGTTTCCATGGTTTCGGGGAGAGCGCATCGCATTTTGCCTGTATGGAAGCGGCTTTGGGCAATATCTTCACTATAGTGGCGTTAGATATGCCCTTTCATGGCCAAACCCGCTGGAATGAAGGGCGTGATGTGGAGCGGGCGGACCTGGAAGCGCTGACCGTGAAAATATTGGAGCGGTTTGGCAAACAAAGGTTCTCACTTATGGGTTATAGTATGGGTGGCCGGCTGTCGTTATGTATTGTAGAGAAGATGGCCGCCAGTATCAACCATGTGGTGCTGCTGGCACCGGACGGATTGAAGAACAATCCCTGGCATATGATCGCCACGCAAACACGGCTGGGCAACAGGATATTCCTGTACAATACCCGCAACCCGGCCCTGTTTTTCAGGTTGCTCTCCATCGGACGAAAATGGAAACTGCTCAATGAAAGCGTGCACAAATTTGTATTGCACAGGATGAATGCACTGGAAAAGCGCCAGCTTGTATATGATGTGTGGACCAATATGCGGAAAATGATGCCGTCCAAACGCCGGTGCAGGGAAATGATGGCCCGGTACGATATTGATACGGTCATGCTTTTCGGACGTTACGATCGTGTGATCCCGCCGGTGCTCGGCGAACGTTTTGCAGACGGGAGTTTCCCCTGCAAGATCGTGGTGCTGGAGAAAGGGCATCAGTTGCTGACGGAGTCAGCGGGATTTATTATCAGAAAAAATTTAAGGAAGGAGTAA